Proteins found in one Lachancea thermotolerans CBS 6340 chromosome C complete sequence genomic segment:
- a CDS encoding cruciform cutting endonuclease (similar to uniprot|Q03702 Saccharomyces cerevisiae YKL011C CCE1 cruciform cutting endonuclease) produces MHKAGVGRSTLEALDWCCHKSDAKTLKKLAFSVGSRVGTTKAIITENILDQCGILNQLAAMRTQRGNLSITAVDLGLENFAYSRFSWAASDNIPRLVKWDKIRLDGAFIDLKMQKLQLAPKHMALLGQKLTEVLMLDPTDVFVIERQRTRTLGSANVPDPILKVNALEYTLFAFLRSKALYSRPAESPGQRLDYIVESSDPKKMTEYWCNSIPTNALLDSTFGAGSPKAKLKARSSALTKMLKIALTKSMLMERTNPKFEVPEIINKNLGSLPLAKKFSLFDLLGLGEAAGKSKEDDLADSLLHGLAWLQWTKTFEELKNTIEPSRSSTQALEIFKGFVETKSQELSNYSMSCISRL; encoded by the coding sequence ATGCATAAAGCCGGAGTAGGGCGCTCGACTTTAGAGGCATTAGACTGGTGCTGCCACAAATCCGATGCCAAaacgttgaagaagctggccTTCTCGGTAGGATCCCGTGTTGGAACCACCAAAGCGATCATAACGGAAAATATTCTTGACCAATGTGGTATTTTGAACCAGTTAGCGGCCATGCGTACGCAGCGGGGCAACTTGAGTATTACAGCCGTGGATTTGGGGCTGGAAAACTTTGCTTACTCTCGATTCTCCTGGGCTGCTAGCGACAATATTCCCCGTCTGGTAAAATGGGACAAAATACGACTTGATGGCGCCTTCATCGATTTAAAAATGCAGAAATTGCAGCTTGCGCCTAAACACATGGCTCTTTTGGGTCAGAAACTCACAGAGGTGCTGATGCTAGATCCGACCGATGTTTTTGTCATTGAGCGCCAGCGAACACGTACTCTGGGTTCTGCAAACGTTCCAGATCCAATTTTGAAGGTGAATGCTCTGGAATATACACTTTTTGCCTTTCTACGATCTAAAGCGCTTTACTCAAGACCTGCAGAATCGCCTGGGCAGCGGCTTGACTACATTGTTGAATCCTCAGACCCTAAAAAAATGACAGAATACTGGTGCAATTCTATACCAACAAATGCGCTGTTGGATTCTACTTTTGGTGCTGGTTCGCCGAAGGCTAAGCTTAAAGCTAGAAGTTCTGCCTTAACCAAGATGCTCAAGATCGCGCTTACTAAGTCAATGCTCATGGAGCGGACGAACCCAAAGTTCGAAGTCCCTGAaattatcaacaaaaaccTAGGTTCGCTCCCGCTGGCTAAAAAGTTCAGTCTTTTCGACCTACTTGGCCTGGGGGAGGCGGCAGGCAAGagcaaagaagatgacTTGGCGGACTCACTTTTGCATGGGCTAGCATGGCTCCAATGGACAAAAACCTTTgaggagctcaaaaacactaTTGAGCCATCTCGCTCTAGTACGCAAGCCcttgaaatcttcaaaGGATTTGTTGAAACTAAATCACAAGAGTTAAGTAACTATTCAATGTCATGTATATCTCGGTTGTGA